The proteins below are encoded in one region of Desulfovibrio sp. Huiquan2017:
- a CDS encoding efflux RND transporter permease subunit has protein sequence MNPSALFVRRPVMTTLVMTAILVFGVMAYLRLPVSDLPSVDFPTIEVSAQLSGANPETMASSVATPLEKQFSTIAGLDSMTSISSLGSTRITLQFALERNIDDAALDVQSAITTALRRLPDDMTSTPSFRKVNPADSPILYLSLSSPTMRLSDVNEYAENFMAQRISMVNGVAQVMVYGSQKYAVRIQLSPEKLSAMELGVDEVAEAVRKGNVNLPVGTVAGPVREYIVRSSGKLMNAEDYKPLVVAWRKGAPVRLSDVADVFDSVEQTRRRNWYNGQPGMVLAIQRQPGTNTVDVVQAVRDLLPSFQAQLPAAIKLNVLYDRSESIKESIEDVQFTLLLTVGLVILVIFLFLRRLSATLIPSLALPMSVIGTFSVMYLYGFSLNNISLMALTLSVGFVVDDAIVMLENIVRHGEMGKSTMEAVMDGSREIAFTIVSMTISLAAVFLPVLFMGGIVGRLFHEFAVTICASILISGVVSLTLTPMLCSLIIKPHAGERHHGKLFNLFERGFEGLRQFYARTLDWTLRHHRLTMLASFLVLGLTVVLFRAIPKGFLPTEDAGRLMVSTEAEQGVAFDTMKQRQQALMRILVKDPAVENYMSVVGGGGPNRGGNAGRLMVDLKPRGERGPIEVVQQRLRAKLSQVPGIRAYVSNPPAIRIGGRSSKGQYQYTLQSPDTEVLFQAAADMEKRMQELPGIQDVSSDMEFNNPELNIDIDRDKASALGISAYQIEDALSTSFGNRKVSSIYAPTDTYDVIMELAPQYQSNPDALAMLSVRSQNGKLVRLETLAKWGLGVGPLSVNHSGQLPSATISFNLPPGESLGAAVDEVSQLAAEVVPASVSTSFQGEAQAFQDSMRGLWVLLVMAILVIYLVLGVLYESFVHPLTILSGLPSAGVGALLTLMLFGQDLNIYGFVGIIMLIGIVKKNAIMMIDFAVEAQRDHGHGAAAAIREGALIRFRPIMMTTMAALMGTLPIALGLGAGAEARRPLGLAVVGGLMVSQLLTLYFTPVYYTYLDAAQQRLNRLFGRTKPVPAP, from the coding sequence ATGAACCCGTCCGCCCTCTTCGTCCGCCGCCCGGTCATGACCACCCTGGTCATGACCGCCATCCTGGTCTTCGGCGTCATGGCCTATCTGCGTCTGCCGGTCAGCGACCTGCCCAGCGTGGACTTTCCGACCATCGAGGTCTCGGCCCAGCTCTCCGGGGCCAATCCCGAGACCATGGCCTCGTCCGTGGCCACGCCGCTGGAAAAACAATTTTCGACCATCGCGGGCCTGGACTCCATGACCTCCATCTCCAGCCTGGGCAGTACCCGCATCACCCTTCAGTTCGCCCTGGAACGGAACATCGACGATGCGGCCCTCGACGTGCAGTCGGCCATCACCACGGCGCTGCGGCGGCTGCCCGACGACATGACCTCCACGCCGAGCTTCCGCAAGGTCAATCCGGCGGACTCGCCGATCCTCTATCTTTCGCTCTCTTCACCGACCATGCGCCTGTCCGACGTCAACGAGTACGCCGAGAACTTCATGGCCCAGCGCATCTCCATGGTCAACGGCGTGGCCCAGGTCATGGTCTACGGCTCCCAGAAATACGCGGTACGCATCCAGCTTTCGCCCGAGAAGCTCTCGGCCATGGAACTGGGCGTGGACGAAGTGGCCGAGGCCGTGCGCAAGGGCAACGTCAACCTGCCCGTGGGCACCGTGGCCGGACCGGTACGCGAGTACATCGTCCGCTCCAGCGGCAAGCTCATGAACGCCGAGGACTACAAGCCGCTGGTGGTGGCCTGGCGCAAGGGCGCGCCCGTGCGCCTGTCCGACGTGGCCGACGTTTTCGACTCCGTGGAGCAGACCCGGCGGCGCAACTGGTACAACGGCCAGCCCGGCATGGTCCTGGCCATCCAGCGCCAGCCCGGGACCAACACCGTGGACGTGGTCCAGGCCGTGCGCGACCTGCTGCCCTCCTTCCAGGCCCAGTTGCCCGCGGCGATCAAGTTGAACGTGCTCTACGACCGCTCCGAATCCATCAAGGAGTCCATTGAGGACGTGCAGTTTACCCTTCTGCTCACCGTGGGGCTGGTCATCCTGGTCATCTTTCTCTTCCTGCGCAGGCTGTCGGCCACGCTCATCCCCAGCCTGGCTCTGCCCATGTCGGTCATCGGCACCTTCTCGGTCATGTATCTCTACGGATTCAGCCTGAACAACATCTCGCTCATGGCCCTGACCCTGTCCGTGGGCTTCGTGGTGGACGACGCCATCGTCATGCTCGAAAATATCGTCCGCCACGGCGAGATGGGCAAATCCACCATGGAAGCGGTCATGGACGGCTCCAGGGAGATCGCCTTCACCATCGTGTCCATGACCATCTCCCTGGCCGCCGTGTTCCTGCCCGTGCTTTTCATGGGCGGCATCGTGGGCCGCCTGTTCCACGAATTCGCGGTGACCATCTGCGCCTCCATCCTCATCTCCGGGGTGGTCTCCCTAACGCTCACCCCCATGCTGTGCAGCCTGATCATCAAGCCGCACGCCGGGGAAAGGCACCACGGCAAACTGTTCAACCTGTTCGAGCGGGGCTTCGAGGGGCTGCGACAATTCTACGCGCGCACCCTGGACTGGACCTTGCGCCACCACCGGCTGACCATGCTCGCCTCCTTCCTGGTCCTGGGCCTGACCGTGGTCCTGTTTCGGGCCATTCCCAAAGGCTTCCTGCCCACCGAGGACGCAGGCCGCCTGATGGTCTCCACCGAGGCTGAACAGGGCGTGGCCTTCGACACCATGAAGCAGCGCCAGCAGGCGCTCATGCGCATCCTGGTCAAGGACCCGGCCGTGGAAAACTATATGTCCGTGGTCGGCGGGGGTGGGCCCAACCGGGGCGGCAACGCAGGCCGCCTCATGGTCGATCTCAAGCCGCGCGGCGAACGCGGCCCCATCGAGGTGGTCCAGCAGCGTCTGCGGGCCAAACTTTCGCAGGTGCCGGGCATCCGGGCCTACGTGTCCAACCCTCCGGCCATCCGCATCGGCGGGCGCAGTTCCAAGGGGCAGTACCAGTACACCCTCCAGAGTCCCGACACGGAAGTGCTGTTCCAGGCCGCCGCCGACATGGAAAAACGCATGCAGGAGTTGCCCGGCATCCAGGACGTGTCCTCGGACATGGAGTTTAACAACCCCGAGTTGAACATCGACATCGACCGCGACAAGGCCTCGGCGCTGGGCATCTCCGCCTACCAGATCGAGGACGCCCTCTCGACCTCCTTCGGCAACCGCAAGGTCTCCTCCATCTACGCGCCCACGGACACCTACGACGTGATCATGGAACTGGCGCCGCAATACCAGTCCAACCCGGACGCCCTGGCCATGCTCTCGGTACGCTCCCAGAACGGCAAGCTCGTCCGCCTGGAAACCCTGGCCAAATGGGGACTCGGCGTGGGCCCGTTGTCCGTCAACCACTCGGGCCAACTGCCGTCCGCGACCATATCCTTCAACCTGCCGCCGGGCGAATCCCTGGGCGCGGCCGTGGACGAGGTTTCCCAATTGGCCGCCGAAGTGGTCCCCGCTTCCGTGTCCACCAGCTTCCAGGGCGAGGCCCAGGCCTTCCAGGACTCCATGCGCGGGCTGTGGGTCCTGCTGGTCATGGCCATCCTGGTCATCTACCTGGTGCTGGGCGTGCTGTACGAATCCTTCGTCCACCCGCTGACCATTTTGTCCGGCCTGCCGTCGGCGGGCGTGGGCGCGCTGCTCACGCTGATGCTCTTCGGCCAGGACCTGAACATCTACGGGTTCGTGGGCATCATCATGCTCATCGGCATCGTCAAGAAGAACGCGATCATGATGATCGACTTCGCGGTGGAGGCACAGCGCGACCACGGCCACGGCGCGGCTGCGGCCATCCGCGAGGGCGCGCTCATCCGCTTCCGGCCGATCATGATGACCACCATGGCGGCGCTCATGGGCACCCTGCCCATCGCCCTGGGCCTGGGCGCGGGGGCCGAGGCGCGGCGACCGCTGGGCCTGGCCGTGGTCGGCGGCCTGATGGTCTCCCAACTCCTGACCCTGTATTTCACCCCGGTCTATTACACGTATCTGGACGCGGCCCAGCAACGGCTGAACCGGCTCTTCGGCCGAACGAAGCCGGTTCCGGCTCCCTGA